From Paraburkholderia sabiae, a single genomic window includes:
- a CDS encoding Fur family transcriptional regulator — translation MIAIYAALKTAGLRPTSSRAAVLRLFHELPHEHFTADQVYRKLSREPEPCSLASVYRALAQLHEADLITSASLGDARIVYELNRGQRHYHLVCSRCGRIQDAYDPGLEQQQARIAADHHFHYTSSSLVIFGRCENCDALPAATTRRVGAS, via the coding sequence ATGATTGCGATTTACGCGGCACTTAAAACGGCCGGTCTGCGCCCGACCTCCAGTCGGGCCGCTGTACTGAGGCTCTTTCACGAACTACCGCACGAGCATTTCACCGCCGATCAGGTGTATCGCAAGCTGTCGCGCGAACCCGAGCCTTGCAGTCTCGCGAGCGTCTATCGGGCGCTCGCGCAGTTGCACGAGGCGGATCTCATCACGAGCGCATCGTTGGGCGATGCGCGCATCGTCTATGAGCTCAATCGCGGTCAGCGTCACTACCATCTCGTCTGCAGCCGCTGTGGCCGCATTCAGGATGCGTACGATCCCGGCCTCGAACAGCAGCAGGCCAGAATCGCCGCCGATCACCACTTCCACTACACGAGCTCCAGTCTCGTGATCTTCGGCCGCTGCGAGAATTGCGACGCCTTGCCTGCCGCGACGACGCGGCGCGTGGGCGCGAGTTGA